From a region of the Mytilus galloprovincialis chromosome 3, xbMytGall1.hap1.1, whole genome shotgun sequence genome:
- the LOC143069247 gene encoding uncharacterized protein LOC143069247 isoform X1 has protein sequence MEAPIETFIKDFVWARTGETVYTDLSTPSVVLLRDVKTCGSTALAALWLNILQHPNNYPVQRYPYRKLYQTNGTYKVVLTVDDVTLTVSMSLGSLKMKGEFILHWFQSNFLKVLDAYGRPWANPQPLDDKYSKLRKTWENLPSVKHSAVVVIENKTEVRESREEAVTEYKEETNSENKEADTTEEKVVENPLEENDDLMDLKEALQNVNKERGSDEDIMKQIASLSTGCVQHGPEYIYILWKSLLEQWFKDADNRVYIVTPQLDVDRLKDVVQLVLDQRLTANLEALYVHQKCNLIQNIGDVKATVQKQYPSKDQVFIEYKIYSNIIYPLAEFQCKFIACITKGKVTVLQTSANFHADHFVKESVDTVSFHRMSKDEFHQRFLKPILASQFLQVSEK, from the exons ATGGAGGCACCTATAGAAACATTCATCAAAGATTTTGTATGGGCTAGGACTGGTGAAACAGTGTATACAGATTTGTCTACACCATCTGTAGTGTTACTTAGAGATGTTAAAACCTGTGGATCAACAGCTTTGGCTGCTTTGTGGCTTAACATCCTGCAACATCCCAACAACTACCCTGTACAACGATACCCCTATAGAAAACTTTACCAGACAAATGGAACTTATAAAGTTGTACTAACAGTGGATGATGTGACCTTGACTGTTTCAATGTCCTTAGGGTCTCTAAAAATGAAAGGAGAATTTATACTCCATTGGTTTCAAAGTAATTTCTTGAAAGTTTTGGATGCATATGGAAGACCATGGGCAAACCCTCAACCATTAGATGACAAATATTCTAAGTTAAGAAAAACTTGGGAGAATTTACCTTCAGTGAAACACTCTGCTG tagttGTAATTGAGAATAAAACAGAGGTGAGAGAAAGCAGAGAAGAAGCTGTTACTGAATACAAAGAAGAAACTAATTCAGAAAACAAAGAAGCAGATACAACAGAAGAGAAAGTGGTAGAGAATCCACTAGAGGAAAATGATGATCTGATGGATTTGAAAGAGGCTCTGCAGAATGTAAATAAAGAAAGG GGTTCAGATGAAGACATAATGAAACAGATAGCAAGTTTGTCTACTGGCTGTGTTCAGCATGGTCCAGaatatatttatatcttgtgGAAATCTCTGCTAGAACAGTGGTTCAAAGATGCTGACAACAGGGTTTATATTGTTACTCCTCAATTAGATGTGGATCGTTTGAAGGACGTTGTCCAGCTCGTACTGGATCAAAGATTAACAGCCAATTTAGAAGCTTTATACGTTCACCAAAAATGTAATCTCATTCAGAACATCGGCGATGTTAAAGCCACTGTCCAGAAACAATATCCCAGCAAAGACCAAGTTTTCATTGAGTATAAAATCTACAGCAACATCATTTACCCATTAGCTGAGTTTCAGTGTAAATTTATAGCATGCATCACAAAGGGTAAAGTTACCGTATTACAAACCAGTGCCAACTTCCATGCAGATCATTTTGTTAAGGAGAGTGTTGATACAGTCAGTTTTCATAGGATGTCAAAAGATGAATTTCATCAGAGATTCCTCAAACCTATTCTAGCTTCACAATTTTTGCAAGTCAGTGAAAAATag
- the LOC143069247 gene encoding uncharacterized protein LOC143069247 isoform X2: MEAPIETFIKDFVWARTGETVYTDLSTPSVVLLRDVKTCGSTALAALWLNILQHPNNYPVQRYPYRKLYQTNGTYKVVLTVDDVTLTVSMSLGSLKMKGEFILHWFQSNFLKVLDAYGRPWANPQPLDDKYSKLRKTWENLPSVKHSAVVIENKTEVRESREEAVTEYKEETNSENKEADTTEEKVVENPLEENDDLMDLKEALQNVNKERGSDEDIMKQIASLSTGCVQHGPEYIYILWKSLLEQWFKDADNRVYIVTPQLDVDRLKDVVQLVLDQRLTANLEALYVHQKCNLIQNIGDVKATVQKQYPSKDQVFIEYKIYSNIIYPLAEFQCKFIACITKGKVTVLQTSANFHADHFVKESVDTVSFHRMSKDEFHQRFLKPILASQFLQVSEK, translated from the exons ATGGAGGCACCTATAGAAACATTCATCAAAGATTTTGTATGGGCTAGGACTGGTGAAACAGTGTATACAGATTTGTCTACACCATCTGTAGTGTTACTTAGAGATGTTAAAACCTGTGGATCAACAGCTTTGGCTGCTTTGTGGCTTAACATCCTGCAACATCCCAACAACTACCCTGTACAACGATACCCCTATAGAAAACTTTACCAGACAAATGGAACTTATAAAGTTGTACTAACAGTGGATGATGTGACCTTGACTGTTTCAATGTCCTTAGGGTCTCTAAAAATGAAAGGAGAATTTATACTCCATTGGTTTCAAAGTAATTTCTTGAAAGTTTTGGATGCATATGGAAGACCATGGGCAAACCCTCAACCATTAGATGACAAATATTCTAAGTTAAGAAAAACTTGGGAGAATTTACCTTCAGTGAAACACTCTGCTG ttGTAATTGAGAATAAAACAGAGGTGAGAGAAAGCAGAGAAGAAGCTGTTACTGAATACAAAGAAGAAACTAATTCAGAAAACAAAGAAGCAGATACAACAGAAGAGAAAGTGGTAGAGAATCCACTAGAGGAAAATGATGATCTGATGGATTTGAAAGAGGCTCTGCAGAATGTAAATAAAGAAAGG GGTTCAGATGAAGACATAATGAAACAGATAGCAAGTTTGTCTACTGGCTGTGTTCAGCATGGTCCAGaatatatttatatcttgtgGAAATCTCTGCTAGAACAGTGGTTCAAAGATGCTGACAACAGGGTTTATATTGTTACTCCTCAATTAGATGTGGATCGTTTGAAGGACGTTGTCCAGCTCGTACTGGATCAAAGATTAACAGCCAATTTAGAAGCTTTATACGTTCACCAAAAATGTAATCTCATTCAGAACATCGGCGATGTTAAAGCCACTGTCCAGAAACAATATCCCAGCAAAGACCAAGTTTTCATTGAGTATAAAATCTACAGCAACATCATTTACCCATTAGCTGAGTTTCAGTGTAAATTTATAGCATGCATCACAAAGGGTAAAGTTACCGTATTACAAACCAGTGCCAACTTCCATGCAGATCATTTTGTTAAGGAGAGTGTTGATACAGTCAGTTTTCATAGGATGTCAAAAGATGAATTTCATCAGAGATTCCTCAAACCTATTCTAGCTTCACAATTTTTGCAAGTCAGTGAAAAATag
- the LOC143069249 gene encoding actin maturation protease-like, with product MSWNSPVPPPPPPVLPPSSSTPPKLTRQSTYVTQICDQEDVRKSFHERLEKNVLKRNGKKIVVSMNKEVTPVLQDGPSCGLVAVVMAAQLFDTNLTFDCIFNAAKQKGFTRQGEMFSASNMKQLVEDMISDTRVTSLDMDTGPELLINHLVKGDVCLIPYDSDFNFEPCNKKGHKAHWALLTGFGLVLDSSVSDKKGLTMDDGCVFNVASDTILSNNLLDDAEDILVYGLQGKSQYPGVWSLSSIIASNRNLVEVDPNKQDDDIGYILPEEGIDKALCSKALVLSRGNLNPQ from the exons ATGTCATGGAATTCACCCGTACCACCTCCCCCACCCCCTGTACTTCCACCGTCATCTTCAACTCCACCAAAATTAACAAGACAGTCAACATATGTCACACAGATTTGTGATCAAGAAGATGTTAGAAAATCATTTCATGAAAGACTGGAGAAAAATGT GTTAAAAAGAAATGGAAAGAAAATTGTTGTCTCCATGAACAAAGAAGTGACCCCAGTCCTACAAGATGGTCCAAG TTGTGGTTTAGTAGCTGTGGTGATGGCAGCACAATTATTTGATACAAATTTGACATTTGATTGTATATTTAATGCAGCTAAGCAAAAGGGATTCACACGACAGGGAGAGATGTTCTCAG CTAGTAACATGAAACAGTTGGTGGAGGACATGATTTCTGAcactagagttacttcccttgaTATGGATACTGGTCCAGAGTTACTGATCAATCATTTGGTAAAAGGAGACGTATGTCTTATACC ATATGATTCAGACTTCAATTTTGAACCCTGTAATAAAAAGGGACATAAAGCACACTGGGCTTTACTCACTG GTTTTGGTTTAGTCCTTGATAGTAGTGTAAGTGACAAGAAAGGTCTAACAATGGATGATGGCTGTGTTTTTAATGTTGCATCAGATACTATTCTATCTAATAATCTTCTGGATGATGCTGAAGACATTTTGGTATATGGACTACAAGGGAAAAGTCAATACCCTGGAGTATGGTCTTTATCAAGTATTATAGCCAGTAATAGGAACCTTGTAGAAGTAGATCCAAACAAACAGGATGACGATATAGGATATATTTTACCTGAAGAGGGTATAGATAAGGCATTATGTAGTAAAGCTCTAGTTCTATCCAGAGGGAATTTGAACCCACAATAA